The Pseudomonas eucalypticola genome has a window encoding:
- a CDS encoding putative bifunctional diguanylate cyclase/phosphodiesterase, producing the protein MTLATGPASMEGQREIRRKHAAQLAVERTRLLYQGSLLPTLLMLLNGLVCAWLLWEPQHYLLVSIWLVWLTALVAMRVIQVAAFDSAIPDRQAEPIWLRMFLFGSFISGLTLAGAAILLVPTDSFVQQAWVFGLLGAATLSASVAYAVSLPAFLSFALPCLLPPIGFLFVIGTGAQHGWGWLGLILLGALIVVAWQVNRLIERSLMRRFQNQDLIEHLQRAQAGSARLNQELAKEVEQRRHVEAELREAHSGLETRVALRSQELDAANQALSKSEARLALALEASELGLWDWDLQSDEVHHTHVKQLFGLEPEYVTDMLRHLKPRLHPEDLPHLKRTLVEHMKGRTEDYRIEYRIRHTDGRWRWIEDRGRAVERTDAGKVLRMLGTRRDISVTKSQEDQQRLSAMVFEASGEGIVILDSDYTVLSVNQAFIRITGYSREEVLGRNIVELPCSRDARRYHRQIDDALQHTGHWQGELVEARKAGELYPQWLQLSVVRDHREKISHIIAFCADLSSRRESEERMRFLTHYDELTGLANRALFRERLQEANQRVRQGGRSLALLHINLDRFKLLNETLGHETADQLLKQMARRITNALPEADTIARLSGDEFAVLFDAYANLSSLARVTSRLLAKLRVPQVIEQQELVVSASIGISLLPDNARDVSALVSQAIMAMQHAKHLGGNNFQFYTESLQASTLERLQLEQQLRKAIDEQQLEVYYQPKLCLESGRLNGAEALVRWRHPTMGMVPPGEFIGLAEESGLIGPIGEWVLRQACWQACEWQRQGLRPIRVAVNLSVHQLRQGKLVSLVRQVLTDTGLEARFLELELTETQLLDSVEHIIATFHQLQALGVKLAIDDFGTGYSSLSYLKRFPVDYVKIDQAFIRGLAEGSEDAAITRAIIAMAHSLQLKVVAEGVETHTQLSFLNAHGCDEIQGYLISKPLEAEAFRALLMEDHDYAGQLEQVHSRT; encoded by the coding sequence ATGACACTTGCCACAGGTCCCGCTTCCATGGAGGGCCAACGGGAGATTCGCCGCAAACATGCCGCCCAGTTGGCGGTGGAGCGCACGCGCCTGTTGTATCAGGGCTCGTTGCTGCCCACGTTGCTGATGTTGCTCAACGGCCTGGTGTGCGCCTGGCTGCTGTGGGAACCGCAGCACTACCTGCTGGTGAGCATCTGGCTGGTGTGGCTGACCGCGCTGGTGGCCATGCGCGTCATCCAGGTGGCGGCGTTCGACTCGGCGATACCTGACCGCCAGGCGGAACCGATCTGGTTGCGCATGTTCCTGTTCGGGTCCTTCATCAGCGGCCTGACGCTGGCCGGGGCGGCGATATTGCTAGTGCCCACCGATAGCTTCGTGCAACAGGCCTGGGTGTTTGGCTTGCTGGGCGCGGCCACCCTGTCGGCCAGCGTTGCCTATGCGGTGAGCCTGCCGGCCTTCCTGAGCTTTGCCCTGCCATGCCTGTTGCCGCCCATTGGTTTCCTTTTCGTGATCGGCACCGGTGCCCAGCACGGTTGGGGTTGGTTGGGGCTGATTCTGTTGGGTGCGCTGATCGTCGTGGCCTGGCAGGTCAACCGCCTGATCGAGCGCAGCCTGATGCGGCGTTTCCAGAACCAGGACCTGATCGAGCATCTGCAGCGCGCCCAGGCCGGCAGCGCACGGCTGAACCAGGAACTGGCCAAGGAGGTGGAGCAGCGCCGCCACGTGGAAGCCGAGCTGCGTGAAGCGCACTCGGGGCTTGAGACCCGCGTGGCATTGCGTAGCCAGGAGCTGGATGCCGCCAACCAGGCGCTCAGCAAGAGCGAAGCACGCCTGGCTCTGGCACTGGAGGCTAGCGAGTTGGGGTTGTGGGACTGGGACCTGCAATCGGACGAGGTGCACCACACCCACGTCAAGCAGCTGTTCGGCCTGGAGCCCGAATACGTCACCGACATGCTGCGCCACCTCAAGCCACGTCTGCACCCTGAAGACTTGCCGCACCTCAAGCGCACCCTGGTGGAACACATGAAGGGCCGCACCGAGGACTACCGCATCGAATACCGCATTCGCCATACCGATGGCCGCTGGCGTTGGATCGAGGACCGCGGGCGGGCGGTGGAGCGCACCGATGCAGGCAAGGTGCTGCGCATGCTCGGCACCCGCCGGGATATCAGCGTCACCAAGTCTCAGGAGGACCAGCAGCGCCTGTCCGCCATGGTTTTCGAGGCATCCGGGGAGGGTATCGTCATCCTCGACAGCGACTACACGGTGCTGTCGGTGAACCAGGCGTTCATCAGAATCACCGGTTACAGCCGCGAAGAGGTCCTGGGCCGCAATATCGTGGAGTTGCCCTGCAGCCGTGATGCTCGCCGCTATCATCGGCAGATCGACGATGCCTTGCAGCACACGGGGCATTGGCAGGGCGAATTGGTGGAGGCGCGCAAGGCCGGCGAGCTTTACCCGCAATGGCTGCAGCTCAGCGTGGTGCGCGATCATCGGGAAAAAATAAGCCATATCATTGCTTTCTGTGCCGATCTTTCATCACGGCGCGAGTCGGAAGAGCGCATGCGCTTCCTCACCCACTACGATGAACTGACTGGCCTGGCCAACCGCGCGCTGTTCCGCGAGCGTTTGCAGGAAGCCAACCAGCGGGTGCGCCAGGGCGGCCGCAGCCTGGCGTTGCTGCATATCAACCTGGACCGCTTCAAGTTGCTCAACGAAACCCTGGGCCACGAGACCGCCGACCAGTTGCTCAAGCAGATGGCCCGGCGCATCACCAACGCCCTGCCCGAGGCCGACACCATCGCGCGGTTGTCAGGCGACGAGTTCGCCGTGCTGTTCGACGCCTACGCCAACCTCTCCAGCCTGGCCCGGGTCACGAGCCGCTTGCTGGCCAAACTGCGCGTACCGCAGGTCATCGAGCAGCAGGAACTGGTGGTCAGCGCTTCAATAGGCATCAGTTTGCTGCCTGACAATGCCCGTGACGTGTCGGCGTTGGTCAGCCAGGCGATCATGGCCATGCAACACGCCAAACACCTGGGTGGTAACAATTTCCAGTTCTACACCGAGAGCCTGCAGGCCAGCACGCTGGAGCGCCTGCAGCTTGAGCAGCAGTTGCGCAAGGCCATCGACGAACAGCAGTTGGAAGTGTACTACCAGCCCAAGTTGTGCCTGGAAAGCGGGCGCTTGAACGGAGCGGAAGCGCTGGTGCGCTGGCGGCACCCGACCATGGGCATGGTGCCGCCGGGCGAGTTCATCGGCCTGGCCGAGGAAAGCGGGCTGATCGGGCCCATTGGTGAGTGGGTGTTGCGCCAGGCCTGCTGGCAGGCCTGTGAATGGCAGCGCCAAGGCCTGCGGCCCATCCGGGTGGCGGTGAACCTGTCGGTGCACCAACTGCGCCAGGGCAAATTGGTCAGCCTGGTACGTCAAGTGCTCACCGACACGGGCCTGGAAGCGCGCTTCCTGGAGCTTGAGCTGACCGAAACCCAATTGCTCGATAGCGTGGAGCACATCATCGCGACGTTCCACCAGTTGCAGGCGCTGGGCGTGAAACTGGCCATCGACGACTTCGGAACCGGCTACTCTTCCTTGAGCTATCTGAAGCGCTTTCCAGTGGACTACGTGAAGATCGACCAGGCCTTCATCCGCGGCCTCGCCGAAGGTAGTGAGGATGCGGCCATCACCCGTGCCATCATCGCCATGGCGCACAGCCTGCAGCTGAAAGTGGTCGCCGAGGGTGTGGAAACGCACACGCAGCTTTCGTTTCTGAACGCCCATGGGTGTGACGAAATTCAGGGTTACCTCATCAGCAAGCCGCTGGAGGCCGAGGCTTTCCGGGCATTGTTGATGGAAGACCATGATTACGCCGGGCAGCTTGAACAGGTTCATTCGCGAACTTGA
- the uvrD gene encoding DNA helicase II yields the protein MRDDLSLLLNSLNDAQRQAVAAPVGRQLVLAGAGSGKTRVLVHRIAWLIQVEQASPHSILSVTFTNKAAAEMRQRIEQLMGINPAGMWVGTFHGLAHRLLRAHWQEANLNQNFQILDSDDQQRLVKRVIRELGLDEQRWPARQAQWFINGQKDEGLRPQHIQAGGDLFLGTMKSIYEAYEAACARAGVIDFSELLLRALDLWRDNKGLLEHYQRRFRHLLVDEFQDTNAVQYAWLRMLAQGGDSLMVVGDDDQSIYGWRGAKIENIHQYSADFPDVETIRLEQNYRSTAGILKAANALIANNTGRLGKELWTDGGDGEPLSLYAAFNEHDEARYVVETIEAAIKTGMSRSDIAILYRSNAQSRVLEEALLRERIPYRIYGGQRFFERAEIKNAMAYLRVLEGRGNDSALERIINVPPRGIGEKTVEAIRDHARHAQISMWESMRQLVANKGLTGRAGNALGAFMELIENLAAKVMDMPLHLMTQTVIEQSGLITYHQEEKGEKGQARVENLEELVSAARNFETAEEDEELTPLAAFLGHASLEAGDTQADEHEDSIQLMTLHSAKGLEFPHVFLVGMEEGLFPHKMSLEEPGRLEEERRLAYVGITRAMQQLVMTYAETRRLYGSETYNKVSRFVREIPAGLVQEVRLSNSVSRPFGGSQKQSTSSLFGGASIPQTEFTLGQRVNHAVFGEGVILNFEGSGAQARVQVNFSEGSKWLMLGYAKLEAL from the coding sequence ATGCGCGATGACCTCTCCCTTTTGCTGAATTCCCTCAACGATGCCCAACGGCAGGCCGTAGCGGCCCCCGTCGGCCGTCAGTTGGTCCTGGCCGGTGCTGGCTCCGGTAAAACCCGAGTGCTGGTGCACCGTATCGCCTGGTTGATCCAGGTCGAACAGGCCTCCCCCCATTCGATCCTGTCGGTGACCTTCACCAACAAGGCCGCCGCCGAGATGCGCCAGCGTATCGAGCAGTTGATGGGTATCAACCCGGCCGGCATGTGGGTAGGCACCTTCCACGGCCTGGCGCACCGCCTGCTGCGGGCCCACTGGCAGGAAGCGAACCTGAACCAGAACTTCCAGATCCTGGACAGCGACGACCAGCAACGCCTGGTCAAACGCGTGATCCGCGAGCTGGGCCTGGACGAGCAGCGTTGGCCGGCCCGCCAGGCGCAATGGTTCATCAACGGCCAGAAGGACGAAGGCCTGCGCCCGCAACACATCCAGGCCGGTGGTGACCTGTTCCTGGGTACCATGAAGTCCATTTACGAGGCCTACGAGGCGGCCTGCGCCCGTGCCGGTGTCATCGACTTCTCCGAACTGCTGCTGCGCGCGTTGGACCTGTGGCGCGACAACAAGGGCTTGCTGGAACATTACCAGCGCCGTTTCCGCCACCTGCTGGTGGACGAGTTCCAGGACACCAACGCCGTTCAGTACGCCTGGTTGCGGATGCTGGCGCAAGGCGGCGACAGCCTGATGGTAGTCGGTGATGACGACCAGTCCATTTATGGCTGGCGTGGGGCGAAAATCGAGAATATTCACCAGTATTCGGCGGACTTCCCCGACGTCGAGACCATTCGCCTGGAGCAGAACTATCGCTCCACCGCCGGGATCCTCAAGGCTGCCAACGCCTTGATCGCCAACAATACCGGACGGCTGGGCAAGGAACTGTGGACTGACGGCGGCGATGGCGAGCCATTGAGCCTGTACGCCGCCTTCAACGAACACGACGAAGCGCGCTATGTGGTGGAAACCATCGAAGCGGCGATCAAGACCGGCATGTCGCGCAGTGACATCGCCATCCTGTACCGCTCCAACGCCCAGTCACGGGTGCTGGAAGAAGCGCTGCTGCGCGAACGTATTCCGTACCGCATCTATGGCGGCCAGCGCTTCTTCGAGCGCGCCGAAATCAAGAACGCCATGGCGTACCTGCGGGTGCTGGAAGGGCGTGGCAATGATTCGGCCCTGGAACGGATCATCAACGTGCCACCGCGCGGCATTGGCGAAAAAACCGTCGAAGCCATTCGCGACCACGCACGCCACGCGCAGATTTCCATGTGGGAATCCATGCGCCAGCTGGTGGCCAACAAAGGCCTGACAGGCCGGGCTGGTAATGCCCTCGGCGCGTTCATGGAATTGATCGAGAACCTCGCCGCCAAGGTCATGGACATGCCGTTGCACCTGATGACCCAGACCGTCATCGAGCAATCCGGGCTGATCACCTATCACCAGGAAGAGAAAGGTGAAAAAGGCCAGGCACGGGTAGAAAACCTTGAGGAACTGGTCAGCGCCGCGCGCAACTTCGAAACCGCCGAGGAAGACGAAGAGCTCACCCCGCTGGCCGCGTTCCTTGGGCACGCGTCGCTGGAAGCCGGCGATACCCAGGCCGACGAGCACGAAGACAGCATCCAGTTGATGACCCTGCACAGCGCCAAGGGCCTTGAGTTCCCCCACGTGTTCCTGGTGGGCATGGAAGAAGGCCTGTTCCCGCACAAGATGAGCCTGGAAGAACCTGGCCGCCTGGAAGAGGAACGCCGCCTGGCTTACGTGGGTATCACCCGCGCCATGCAGCAGCTGGTGATGACCTACGCCGAGACCCGTCGCCTGTACGGCAGCGAAACCTACAACAAGGTGTCGCGTTTCGTACGCGAGATCCCGGCCGGGCTGGTGCAGGAAGTGCGCCTGTCCAACAGCGTCAGCCGGCCCTTCGGCGGCAGCCAGAAACAGTCCACCAGCAGCCTGTTCGGCGGCGCCAGCATCCCGCAAACCGAATTCACCCTGGGCCAGCGGGTCAACCATGCGGTGTTTGGCGAAGGCGTGATCCTCAACTTCGAAGGCTCCGGCGCCCAGGCTCGGGTGCAGGTGAACTTCAGCGAGGGCAGCAAGTGGCTGATGCTGGGCTACGCCAAGCTCGAAGCGCTCTGA
- a CDS encoding PA3496 family putative envelope integrity protein, which produces MARYFDGLQEQGSKQTKRQQEDQRRMEFRRAIESYSEQRRLLQEISDYPDSDTFNYWQAASATGLKNAQPGQ; this is translated from the coding sequence ATGGCTCGTTACTTCGATGGCTTGCAGGAGCAAGGCAGCAAGCAGACCAAGCGTCAGCAGGAAGACCAGCGCCGCATGGAATTTCGCCGCGCGATCGAAAGCTATTCCGAGCAGCGCCGTCTGCTGCAGGAAATCTCCGACTATCCCGACTCCGATACCTTCAACTACTGGCAGGCAGCGTCGGCAACCGGCCTGAAAAACGCTCAGCCAGGGCAGTGA
- a CDS encoding SMI1/KNR4 family protein — protein MEEVIEQLREANEPVPVPLELPDEDQLVEVEEQLFINIPFVFKEFLLTVSDVVYGSLEPVTVTDPQSHTYLPEVAANAWDSGVPRDLIPICQDGEDFYCVEEDGTVVLWSGEEELVTEESWESVWHWARDVWLES, from the coding sequence GTGGAAGAAGTGATCGAACAACTCCGGGAAGCCAATGAACCGGTACCCGTTCCACTCGAGTTGCCCGATGAGGACCAACTGGTCGAGGTTGAGGAACAACTGTTCATCAATATCCCGTTCGTCTTCAAGGAGTTCCTGCTGACCGTCAGCGATGTGGTCTACGGCAGCCTGGAGCCGGTGACCGTCACCGACCCGCAGTCGCACACCTATCTGCCGGAAGTGGCGGCCAACGCCTGGGATTCGGGCGTGCCCCGCGACCTGATCCCGATCTGCCAGGACGGCGAGGACTTCTATTGTGTCGAAGAAGACGGCACCGTGGTGCTGTGGTCCGGCGAAGAAGAACTGGTTACCGAAGAGAGCTGGGAATCGGTGTGGCATTGGGCACGAGACGTCTGGCTGGAAAGCTGA
- a CDS encoding Tim44 domain-containing protein, producing MQRFLSIALALCIGLTMSIDAHAKRFGGGKSFGNAPTHQSVTPSPSGAAGAGAAAAAGRAAPAAGGASRWLGPLAGIAAGGLLASMFMGGGFQGLQFFDILIMAVIAFVIFRFIAARRRKQQEHLAPAGAPFQREAFEQPAQPIFGSSGGQPVRPVINAPAWFNQENFLAAARSHFEALQQHWDANEMDKIAEFVTPQMLQFLRQERASLGDGFQSTFIDNLQVQLDGVDDRADKTIATLTFSGVSKNSRFDQGEVFSESWNMERAQGDNQPWLIAGIRQNG from the coding sequence ATGCAACGTTTCCTCAGCATCGCGCTCGCGCTTTGCATTGGCCTGACCATGAGCATCGACGCTCATGCCAAGCGTTTCGGCGGTGGCAAGTCGTTCGGTAATGCACCGACCCACCAGTCCGTCACCCCTTCCCCTTCCGGCGCCGCGGGCGCGGGTGCTGCCGCCGCTGCTGGCCGTGCAGCACCTGCCGCCGGTGGTGCCTCGCGCTGGCTCGGCCCATTGGCGGGTATCGCCGCTGGTGGCCTGCTGGCGTCCATGTTCATGGGCGGCGGCTTCCAGGGCCTGCAGTTCTTCGACATCCTGATCATGGCGGTCATTGCCTTCGTCATTTTCCGCTTCATCGCGGCGCGTCGACGCAAGCAGCAGGAGCACCTGGCCCCGGCCGGCGCGCCCTTCCAGCGTGAAGCCTTCGAGCAACCGGCCCAGCCCATCTTCGGCAGCTCCGGCGGCCAACCTGTACGCCCGGTCATCAATGCCCCGGCCTGGTTCAACCAGGAGAACTTCCTGGCCGCCGCGCGCAGCCACTTCGAGGCCCTGCAGCAGCACTGGGACGCCAACGAGATGGACAAGATCGCCGAGTTCGTGACCCCGCAGATGCTGCAGTTCCTGCGTCAGGAGCGCGCAAGCCTGGGTGACGGCTTCCAGTCGACCTTCATCGACAACCTGCAGGTGCAGCTCGATGGCGTGGACGACCGTGCCGACAAGACCATCGCCACCCTCACCTTCAGTGGCGTGTCGAAGAACTCGCGTTTCGACCAGGGCGAAGTGTTCAGCGAGAGCTGGAACATGGAACGTGCCCAGGGCGACAACCAGCCTTGGCTGATTGCCGGGATTCGCCAGAACGGCTGA
- a CDS encoding acetyl-CoA carboxylase biotin carboxylase subunit, whose protein sequence is MIKKILIANRGEIAVRIVRACAEMGIRSVAIYSDADRHALHVKRADEAYSIGAEPLAGYLNPRKLVNLAVETGCDALHPGYGFLSENPELADICAERGIKFIGPSAEVIRRMGDKTEARRSMIKAGVPVTPGTEGNVADIEEALAEGERIGYPVMLKATSGGGGRGIRRCNSREELEQNFPRVISEATKAFGSAEVFLEKCIVNPKHIEAQILGDSFGNVVHLFERDCSIQRRNQKLIEIAPSPQLTPEQRAYIGDLAVRAARAVGYENAGTVEFLLAEGEVYFMEMNTRVQVEHTITEEITGIDIVREQIRIASGLPLSVKQEDIQHRGFALQFRINAEDPKNNFLPSFGKITRYYAPGGPGVRTDTAIYTGYTIPPFYDSMCLKLVVWALTWEEAMDRGLRALDDMRVQGVKTTAAYYQEILRNPEFRSGQFNTSFVESHPGLTNYSIKRKPEELALAIAAAIAAHAGL, encoded by the coding sequence GTGATAAAAAAGATCCTGATCGCCAACCGTGGTGAAATCGCCGTACGCATCGTACGTGCCTGCGCCGAAATGGGCATTCGCTCCGTCGCGATCTACTCCGACGCCGATCGCCACGCCTTGCACGTCAAACGTGCTGACGAGGCCTACAGCATTGGTGCCGAGCCACTGGCCGGTTACCTGAACCCGCGCAAGCTGGTGAACCTGGCGGTGGAGACCGGCTGTGACGCGCTGCATCCCGGTTACGGTTTTCTGTCGGAAAACCCTGAGCTGGCTGATATCTGTGCCGAGCGTGGTATCAAATTCATCGGCCCTTCGGCGGAAGTCATCCGCCGCATGGGTGACAAGACCGAAGCGCGCCGCAGCATGATCAAGGCCGGTGTGCCGGTGACCCCCGGCACCGAAGGCAACGTGGCCGATATCGAGGAAGCCCTGGCCGAAGGCGAGCGCATTGGTTACCCGGTGATGCTCAAGGCCACCTCTGGCGGCGGTGGCCGTGGCATCCGCCGCTGTAACAGCCGTGAGGAACTGGAGCAGAACTTCCCCCGGGTGATTTCCGAGGCGACCAAGGCCTTTGGCTCCGCCGAAGTGTTCCTGGAAAAGTGCATCGTCAACCCCAAGCACATCGAGGCGCAGATCCTGGGTGACAGTTTCGGCAACGTGGTGCACCTGTTCGAGCGCGACTGTTCCATCCAGCGCCGTAACCAGAAGCTCATCGAAATCGCCCCCAGCCCGCAGCTTACCCCCGAGCAGCGCGCCTATATCGGCGACCTGGCCGTGCGCGCCGCCAGGGCGGTGGGCTACGAGAACGCCGGTACCGTGGAGTTCCTGCTCGCCGAGGGCGAGGTGTACTTCATGGAAATGAACACGCGGGTGCAGGTGGAACACACCATCACCGAGGAAATCACCGGCATCGACATTGTTCGCGAGCAGATCCGCATTGCCTCGGGGCTGCCGCTGTCGGTGAAGCAGGAAGACATCCAGCACCGTGGCTTCGCGTTGCAGTTCCGTATCAACGCCGAAGACCCGAAGAACAACTTCCTGCCCAGCTTCGGCAAGATCACCCGCTACTACGCCCCAGGCGGCCCTGGTGTGCGCACGGATACGGCGATCTATACCGGCTACACCATTCCACCGTTCTATGACTCCATGTGCCTGAAACTGGTGGTGTGGGCGCTGACCTGGGAAGAGGCCATGGACCGTGGCTTACGGGCGCTGGACGACATGCGCGTGCAGGGGGTCAAGACCACCGCCGCCTACTACCAGGAAATCCTGCGCAACCCGGAATTCCGTAGCGGCCAGTTCAACACCAGCTTCGTGGAAAGCCACCCTGGACTGACCAACTACTCGATCAAGCGCAAACCCGAAGAGCTGGCCCTGGCCATCGCCGCCGCCATCGCCGCCCACGCAGGGCTATGA
- a CDS encoding LysR family transcriptional regulator has translation MRKSLMRMTLRQLQIFNEVCDLRSYSRAAEEMSLTQPAVSLQIRQLEELVGQPLFEYVGKKLYLTEAAEALQRASRDIFGRLENFDMQLSDMQGSLQGQLKLAVESSAKYFVPHLFAAFKRQHPEVNLSLTVCNRAQAIRRLSDNRDDLIIMSMVPQDMGLEFMPFLNNPIVAVAPPDHPLCKLDRLRLQDLEPHTLLMREQGSGTRMACEEYFKEKRVHFTQTLEVANADAQRESVIAGLGLALLTRHALNMELATGVLKELPVEELPLYRSWCIVQAKTKRLSPVALAFQAFIRTERVQITALAERFSGRLPTLPASS, from the coding sequence ATGCGTAAGTCATTGATGCGTATGACATTACGGCAACTTCAGATTTTCAATGAGGTGTGTGACCTGCGCTCTTACAGCCGCGCTGCGGAGGAAATGTCACTGACACAACCGGCCGTCAGCCTGCAAATTCGCCAGCTTGAAGAGCTAGTGGGCCAGCCATTGTTCGAATACGTGGGTAAAAAGCTCTACCTCACCGAGGCCGCCGAAGCACTGCAACGGGCCAGCCGCGACATCTTCGGACGCCTGGAAAACTTCGACATGCAGCTCTCCGACATGCAGGGGTCGCTGCAGGGCCAATTGAAACTGGCAGTGGAGTCCAGCGCCAAATACTTCGTCCCCCACCTGTTCGCGGCCTTCAAGCGCCAGCACCCAGAGGTAAACCTTAGCCTGACGGTATGCAACCGTGCACAGGCCATCCGTCGCCTGTCGGATAACCGCGACGACCTGATCATCATGTCGATGGTGCCCCAGGACATGGGGCTGGAGTTCATGCCGTTCCTGAACAACCCGATCGTCGCCGTGGCGCCGCCGGACCACCCCCTGTGCAAGCTGGACCGCCTGCGCCTGCAAGACCTGGAGCCACACACGCTGCTGATGCGCGAACAGGGCTCAGGCACCCGCATGGCTTGCGAAGAGTATTTCAAGGAGAAACGCGTGCACTTCACGCAGACGCTGGAGGTGGCCAATGCCGACGCCCAGCGCGAAAGCGTCATCGCCGGTCTTGGCCTGGCCCTGTTGACCCGCCATGCGCTGAACATGGAGTTGGCCACAGGGGTGCTCAAAGAATTACCGGTCGAAGAACTGCCGCTTTATCGCAGTTGGTGCATCGTGCAAGCCAAGACCAAGCGCCTTTCACCCGTGGCCCTGGCATTCCAGGCATTCATTCGCACGGAACGCGTGCAGATCACTGCCCTGGCTGAGCGTTTTTCAGGCCGGTTGCCGACGCTGCCTGCCAGTAGTTGA
- the hexR gene encoding transcriptional regulator HexR: protein MNLLQHIAQSRHLLRKSELKVADHVLLDPAAVMHSSMADLAHNVGISEPTIVRFCRAIGCSGFQDLKLKLAQSLAAGASFGQFAIHEDDSVADYSLKIFDTTLHTLMEVREHLDAQALQRAVTAMAQAQRVEFYGFGASGAVAADAQHKFFRLLLTAAAYSDPHMQAMSAVTLKPGDVAICISQSGRSKDLLITANLVRESGATLITLCPSQTPLAELSTVNLAIDVHEDTEIYTPLTSRIAHLVVIDVLAMGVAMARGPSLVNHLKSVKRSLRSLRLSPKSIKALDD, encoded by the coding sequence TTGAACCTGTTGCAACACATCGCCCAGTCTCGCCACCTGTTACGCAAGTCGGAGCTCAAGGTCGCCGACCACGTGCTGCTTGACCCTGCGGCCGTGATGCATAGCTCCATGGCAGACCTGGCCCACAACGTAGGCATCAGTGAGCCGACCATCGTCCGTTTCTGCCGGGCCATTGGCTGTTCGGGGTTTCAGGACCTCAAGCTCAAGCTGGCCCAGAGCCTGGCCGCGGGCGCCAGCTTCGGCCAGTTCGCCATTCATGAAGATGATTCGGTGGCTGACTACAGCCTGAAAATCTTCGATACCACGTTGCACACCCTCATGGAGGTGCGCGAACACCTCGACGCCCAGGCGTTGCAGCGCGCCGTCACCGCCATGGCCCAGGCCCAGCGGGTAGAGTTCTATGGATTTGGTGCCTCAGGCGCCGTGGCCGCGGACGCCCAGCACAAGTTCTTCCGGCTGTTGCTGACCGCCGCCGCCTATTCCGACCCGCACATGCAGGCCATGTCGGCCGTGACCTTGAAGCCGGGCGATGTGGCCATCTGTATCTCGCAGTCCGGCCGCTCCAAGGACCTGCTGATCACCGCCAACCTGGTGCGCGAAAGCGGCGCCACCTTGATCACGCTGTGCCCGAGCCAGACGCCGCTCGCCGAACTGTCCACGGTGAACCTGGCCATCGACGTGCACGAAGACACCGAAATCTACACCCCGTTGACCTCGCGCATTGCCCACCTGGTGGTGATCGACGTGCTGGCCATGGGCGTGGCCATGGCGCGTGGCCCGAGCCTGGTCAACCACCTCAAGAGCGTCAAGCGCAGCTTGCGCAGCCTGCGGCTGTCGCCCAAGTCGATCAAAGCCCTCGACGACTGA